One Bacillota bacterium genomic region harbors:
- a CDS encoding ABC transporter substrate-binding protein, with protein MKRLLILVLASLVMLVACTFGSSVAAQGKTTVTFWHAMGAQLGKTLDSLVAEFNAQHPDIVVKAEYQGNYGALSQKLVGALVARKPPTMAQVYGNWVPEYISGKEVVPIEKFVRGSNGMSQLEIDDIWEGLRAACTFDGVWYTMPFNKSVYVLVYNKTAFQQAGIASPPATWQEFLTAADKLTVREGDKITRYGVGLRPFIDMFACFYFNAGGEWMDAAGKVAVAGPAGVRSLQFMVDLLNKYKVAYYIPGYLDADFGAGKVAMYFTSSPGLSYTDAAVAGKFEWGAAPLPYLEPRYRSTPVAGTDLAIFARASQREQEAAWEFIKWLVEPRQTAKWAIGTSYIPVRKSAVHLDMMREFFQQNPRNEESLKQLRHIKYDPNIAAWNNIRNDISEAVEKAFLGKATPQEALDAAVMKANARLK; from the coding sequence TTGAAGCGGCTCTTGATCCTTGTCCTTGCGAGCCTTGTGATGCTCGTTGCTTGCACGTTCGGCTCGTCTGTTGCGGCCCAGGGCAAGACCACGGTCACCTTCTGGCACGCTATGGGGGCCCAACTGGGTAAGACCCTGGACTCCCTGGTTGCCGAGTTCAACGCGCAGCATCCCGACATCGTTGTCAAAGCCGAGTACCAGGGGAACTACGGTGCCCTGAGCCAGAAACTCGTAGGCGCGCTGGTGGCCCGCAAACCTCCTACCATGGCGCAGGTGTACGGCAACTGGGTTCCGGAGTACATCTCCGGCAAAGAAGTAGTCCCCATCGAGAAGTTCGTACGCGGGTCGAACGGCATGTCCCAGCTGGAGATCGACGATATCTGGGAAGGCCTCCGTGCGGCCTGCACCTTTGACGGCGTCTGGTACACCATGCCGTTCAACAAGAGCGTCTATGTGCTGGTATACAACAAAACCGCCTTCCAACAGGCAGGCATCGCGTCCCCTCCCGCTACCTGGCAGGAGTTCCTCACCGCGGCCGACAAACTCACAGTCAGAGAAGGCGACAAGATCACCAGGTACGGCGTGGGGTTGCGGCCCTTTATCGACATGTTTGCGTGCTTCTATTTTAATGCAGGTGGAGAGTGGATGGACGCCGCGGGCAAGGTCGCCGTGGCGGGCCCTGCTGGAGTCCGCAGCCTGCAGTTCATGGTGGACCTTCTCAACAAGTACAAGGTGGCATACTACATCCCGGGATACCTCGATGCTGATTTCGGGGCAGGGAAGGTCGCGATGTACTTCACTTCCTCCCCAGGCCTGAGCTATACCGATGCCGCCGTTGCGGGCAAGTTCGAATGGGGTGCCGCGCCCCTCCCATATCTGGAGCCGAGGTACAGGTCCACCCCTGTCGCCGGGACCGACCTCGCGATATTCGCAAGAGCCTCACAACGGGAACAGGAGGCTGCGTGGGAGTTCATCAAGTGGCTCGTCGAGCCCAGGCAGACCGCCAAGTGGGCCATCGGAACCAGCTACATTCCGGTGCGGAAGTCCGCCGTGCACCTCGACATGATGAGGGAGTTCTTCCAGCAGAACCCCAGGAACGAGGAGAGCCTCAAGCAGCTCCGGCACATAAAGTACGATCCCAATATCGCAGCCTGGAACAATATCAGGAACGATATCTCCGAAGCTGTTGAGAAAGCCTTCCTTGGGAAAGCCACACCCCAGGAGGCCCTTGATGCCGCGGTCATGAAGGCGAACGCTCGGTTGAAGTGA
- a CDS encoding sugar ABC transporter permease produces the protein MRRSRRSGPVLESAEAYLYLAPALVILLVFHFMPAFYAAYISLFDTNLIGRWNFVGLGNYRDLLHDQDFLQALRNTAVYVLGTVPTGMAIALGVAWLLNQKVRALAWFRTAYFLPYVTPVVAISIVWTWIYKEDTAGLLNALLGPAGISPQAWLLDPKWAMFALILMSIWRHLGYNVVIFLAGLQNIPHEYYEAAAIDGARGWTMFSKITWPLLSPTTYFVAIISIIGSFQVFTQVYVLWPSAGGGPLGTTRVVVKYLYDMGWGSYKFGYAAAIGYALFAIIFVLTLAQRSALGGRVHYQ, from the coding sequence GTGAGACGATCACGCCGGTCTGGGCCTGTTCTGGAATCAGCGGAGGCCTACCTGTACCTAGCTCCTGCACTCGTGATCCTTCTTGTGTTTCACTTCATGCCTGCTTTCTATGCGGCTTACATAAGTCTGTTCGATACCAACCTGATCGGCCGATGGAACTTCGTGGGACTCGGCAACTACAGGGACCTCCTTCACGACCAGGACTTCCTGCAGGCGCTTCGCAACACCGCAGTCTACGTGCTCGGCACGGTGCCAACCGGCATGGCCATAGCACTCGGAGTCGCCTGGTTGCTGAACCAGAAGGTCCGGGCTCTGGCCTGGTTCCGCACAGCATACTTCCTCCCTTACGTCACTCCGGTGGTCGCCATCTCGATCGTGTGGACCTGGATCTACAAGGAGGACACGGCGGGACTACTCAACGCCTTGCTCGGGCCGGCCGGCATCTCACCCCAGGCATGGCTCCTCGATCCGAAGTGGGCCATGTTCGCCCTGATTCTCATGAGCATATGGAGGCATCTCGGGTACAACGTCGTGATCTTTCTCGCGGGGCTGCAGAACATACCTCACGAGTACTACGAGGCAGCGGCGATCGACGGCGCCAGGGGATGGACTATGTTCAGCAAGATCACATGGCCGCTCCTGTCACCGACCACATACTTCGTGGCTATCATATCGATAATCGGGTCTTTCCAGGTGTTCACTCAAGTCTATGTCCTTTGGCCCTCGGCGGGCGGTGGGCCACTTGGGACGACTCGAGTCGTTGTGAAGTACCTTTATGACATGGGCTGGGGCTCTTACAAGTTCGGCTATGCTGCCGCGATCGGGTACGCTCTGTTTGCCATCATATTCGTGCTCACCCTCGCGCAGCGGAGCGCTCTGGGCGGGCGCGTCCATTATCAGTGA
- a CDS encoding carbohydrate ABC transporter permease — translation MSVRRSVQMPIVYVLLAVGAVVMLMPFYYMLTTSVKAPEELYVNRLVWVPSKIILENYRSAWEADPNFPRYFLNSALVATLTTTLQLATSALAAYAFSSLSFFGKEVVFMVLLGTMMIPDQVTLVPNYVIVSRLGWIDTYYALIVPWTASVFGIFIMRQFFQTVPLELWDAAQIDGCGRLGYLVRVMIPLAAPVFVTSGLFTFIGGWNSFLWPLIVTNSSGMRTIQVGLSQFNQEFGTVPNLLMAASTMAIAPLVVIFFAAQKQFIQGIARTGLKS, via the coding sequence GTGAGCGTGCGAAGATCGGTCCAGATGCCCATCGTCTACGTCCTGCTCGCCGTGGGCGCAGTTGTCATGCTCATGCCGTTCTACTACATGCTGACCACGTCCGTCAAAGCTCCTGAGGAGCTCTACGTGAACCGGCTGGTATGGGTTCCCTCCAAGATCATCCTTGAGAACTACCGGTCGGCATGGGAGGCCGACCCCAACTTCCCGCGGTACTTCCTGAACAGTGCCCTCGTGGCCACTCTGACGACCACGCTGCAATTGGCTACATCTGCTTTGGCAGCGTATGCGTTTTCGAGTCTGAGCTTCTTCGGTAAGGAAGTTGTGTTCATGGTGCTTTTGGGCACGATGATGATACCGGACCAGGTCACCCTGGTCCCAAACTACGTGATCGTGTCCCGCCTTGGCTGGATAGACACGTACTACGCCTTGATTGTGCCGTGGACTGCGAGTGTGTTCGGCATCTTCATTATGCGGCAGTTCTTCCAGACAGTGCCTCTCGAGCTGTGGGATGCGGCGCAAATTGACGGGTGTGGCAGGCTCGGGTATCTGGTGAGGGTGATGATTCCCTTGGCAGCTCCGGTGTTCGTCACATCCGGACTGTTCACGTTCATTGGAGGCTGGAACTCGTTTCTCTGGCCCCTCATCGTCACGAATTCGTCGGGCATGCGCACGATACAGGTGGGGCTGTCTCAGTTCAACCAGGAGTTCGGCACTGTCCCAAACCTGCTGATGGCTGCGTCGACCATGGCTATTGCGCCACTGGTGGTGATCTTCTTCGCGGCGCAGAAGCAGTTCATCCAGGGGATTGCCAGGACAGGCCTGAAGAGCTGA
- the holA gene encoding DNA polymerase III subunit delta, translating to MDPEIQRAIKTGRFTPVYLLYGEDDYSRDRAAEALARAMEQRSAGADTNVFDAAEAAVDDIASAVLTVPMFSGTRIVMVGRFDEMRTEDQARLVRLLLGGPKRSDCPVPPDTFVVILSGSKAAPRKEAQAGGENITVCEFRRAYERDARRFIFDHAREMGIKIDREAAELLYDLIGTDLRALAGEMDKLLLYVGPGRRAITEEDVRQAVGRGATRSVYDFCDAVADGDRARAASALKDLRVLSKASQLIQSVLAGHLRQLIEARDELDRGRSDEEVAQHITRTTGKPAFVARKIVAQARRLSQVRLARMVSRLARSDWEI from the coding sequence TTGGATCCGGAGATCCAGAGGGCAATCAAGACGGGGCGGTTCACCCCGGTCTACCTTCTCTACGGTGAGGACGACTACTCGAGAGACCGGGCGGCCGAGGCACTCGCAAGGGCGATGGAACAGAGGTCAGCCGGAGCGGACACAAACGTGTTCGATGCCGCGGAGGCGGCAGTGGACGACATCGCATCGGCTGTGCTTACTGTGCCCATGTTTTCAGGAACCCGGATTGTCATGGTGGGCAGGTTCGACGAGATGCGCACCGAGGACCAGGCCCGGTTGGTTCGCCTCCTCCTTGGAGGCCCAAAACGGTCCGATTGTCCCGTCCCCCCCGACACTTTCGTGGTGATCCTTTCAGGTTCGAAGGCCGCTCCCCGCAAGGAAGCTCAGGCGGGCGGGGAGAACATCACGGTCTGCGAGTTCCGGAGGGCGTATGAGCGGGACGCGAGGAGGTTCATATTCGACCACGCCCGGGAGATGGGGATCAAGATCGACCGTGAAGCGGCGGAGCTCCTGTACGATCTGATTGGGACAGACCTCAGGGCGCTCGCTGGCGAGATGGACAAATTGCTTCTATATGTTGGGCCTGGGCGCCGGGCCATCACAGAGGAGGATGTGCGGCAGGCGGTTGGACGCGGGGCTACTAGGTCGGTATATGATTTCTGTGACGCTGTGGCCGACGGCGACCGGGCCCGCGCTGCATCTGCCCTGAAGGACCTGAGGGTTCTGAGCAAGGCTTCACAGCTGATCCAGAGTGTGCTTGCAGGGCACCTCCGCCAGCTGATCGAGGCCAGGGATGAACTGGACCGGGGGAGGAGCGATGAGGAGGTTGCGCAACACATCACCCGCACCACCGGGAAACCTGCTTTCGTGGCGAGGAAGATAGTGGCCCAGGCCCGACGCCTGAGTCAGGTCAGGCTGGCGCGCATGGTCTCGCGGCTCGCCAGGTCCGATTGGGAGATCA
- the rpsT gene encoding 30S ribosomal protein S20 — protein MPNIKSAKKRVRTSRVRALRNASVKSFVKTAVRRCNEALAEQGADGATQQLNRAMSAIDRAAKKGVIHKNQASRRKSRLARKANAARAAAE, from the coding sequence GTGCCGAACATCAAGTCAGCCAAGAAGCGCGTGAGGACGTCCAGAGTTCGGGCCCTTAGGAACGCGTCCGTCAAGTCCTTCGTCAAGACGGCGGTCCGGAGGTGCAACGAGGCCCTCGCCGAGCAGGGTGCCGATGGCGCGACTCAGCAGCTCAACCGGGCAATGAGCGCGATCGACCGCGCGGCGAAGAAGGGCGTCATCCACAAGAACCAGGCTTCGAGGCGCAAGTCCCGGCTCGCCCGGAAGGCGAACGCCGCCCGCGCCGCCGCCGAATAA
- a CDS encoding CehA/McbA family metallohydrolase, whose translation MNSSRLARFLSVACISCVMVVSALVAPAAGARPPVNHYFGILHAHTAYSDGALTPSDAFTHARDVAGLDFLATTEHGYYMQEETNIILWHKSLEEAEEFYEPGVFVPFIGFEWTHSSGHAGGYGTPLAASRDNQRSLAELIEFLAMYDGFGMFNHPDYELQPNWDDFAYSGRADRYMCLLEVGNGPYSHNIRNERAYIRALDRGWKVGATSNQDNHRADWGTAADTRTAVLAWELTREAVYDALRSMRTYATEDRNVRVIFESDDVLIGGTVTLSAPDLLRGVGIPFTIRIDDPDPDDCLDTVQVIGSGGKVVMEFAGPGCGHFEVTFDIVPEESYNWYYVRAVQKDKDVIVTSPIWVASEADITVCDFAVADPMVTEGVPTRVLAEVVNRNDSPLQRVEAHLYVTRPGARDRLLVGSTVVSVPAGAGTEVRFEWVPDAHGDAGLEMEIVIPGGAAPERFIGKQVRVHPAGLPKVLVDEGHNNRYSGYLDAFLDLLRAHDYDARSISARITADLLADYDVLVITLPEVGFSLGPTAFEDAELDAVVSFVRDGGALLLGAWSFGQDGSRSVSQFNEILEGLGAPVRFGYDEIRHDAKTQVKMELSSGGTVYVSEACALAGPEFGALPVPGMQVLARAPGSATNVDLEGEGRYYPYARAPVVAASFEVGLGRVVCVGAPTFSSHDLVRPGFENSAFTLGVMEWLARRELMRQ comes from the coding sequence ATGAACTCATCACGGCTGGCGCGGTTCCTCTCGGTCGCGTGCATCTCCTGTGTGATGGTGGTTTCTGCCCTGGTGGCGCCGGCAGCCGGAGCCCGGCCGCCGGTGAACCACTACTTCGGGATCCTCCACGCTCATACTGCCTACTCAGACGGTGCGCTGACCCCATCTGATGCCTTCACACATGCGCGAGATGTGGCCGGCCTCGATTTCCTCGCCACCACGGAGCACGGGTACTACATGCAGGAGGAAACGAACATAATCCTCTGGCACAAGAGCCTGGAAGAGGCGGAGGAGTTCTACGAACCCGGCGTCTTCGTTCCCTTCATCGGGTTCGAATGGACACACTCATCCGGCCACGCAGGGGGGTACGGAACTCCTCTTGCGGCATCCCGGGACAACCAGCGGAGCCTTGCGGAATTGATAGAATTCCTCGCGATGTATGACGGGTTCGGGATGTTCAACCACCCCGATTACGAACTACAGCCAAACTGGGACGACTTCGCCTACTCGGGCCGGGCGGACAGGTACATGTGCCTGCTCGAGGTAGGGAACGGCCCATACTCCCACAATATCCGAAATGAGCGTGCTTACATCCGTGCCCTGGACCGGGGCTGGAAGGTTGGGGCGACGAGCAACCAGGACAACCACCGAGCCGACTGGGGTACCGCGGCGGATACCAGAACTGCGGTGCTCGCATGGGAATTGACCCGGGAGGCAGTCTATGATGCACTCCGCAGCATGAGGACATACGCCACTGAGGACCGGAACGTCAGGGTGATCTTCGAGTCCGATGATGTGCTCATTGGTGGGACGGTGACCCTGAGTGCTCCCGATCTCCTCCGCGGTGTGGGAATCCCGTTCACTATCAGAATCGACGACCCGGATCCGGACGATTGCCTCGACACCGTGCAAGTGATCGGAAGCGGCGGGAAGGTAGTGATGGAATTCGCAGGTCCGGGGTGCGGGCATTTCGAGGTGACATTCGATATCGTCCCCGAAGAGTCATACAACTGGTACTATGTTCGCGCGGTTCAGAAGGACAAGGATGTCATTGTCACCAGCCCCATCTGGGTTGCCAGTGAGGCGGACATCACAGTGTGCGATTTCGCAGTCGCGGATCCCATGGTAACCGAGGGGGTTCCCACGCGGGTCCTCGCTGAGGTCGTCAACAGGAACGACAGTCCCCTGCAGCGTGTCGAAGCACACTTGTATGTCACACGGCCCGGGGCGCGCGATCGACTGCTCGTGGGGTCGACAGTCGTGAGTGTGCCGGCCGGTGCCGGAACAGAGGTGCGGTTCGAATGGGTGCCCGACGCTCATGGTGACGCAGGCCTCGAGATGGAGATCGTCATCCCCGGAGGCGCTGCCCCGGAGAGATTCATCGGCAAGCAGGTTCGAGTTCACCCCGCGGGACTCCCCAAGGTGTTAGTGGATGAAGGTCACAACAACCGGTATTCTGGCTACCTCGACGCCTTTCTCGATCTGCTTCGTGCGCACGACTACGACGCCCGGTCTATCAGTGCTCGTATCACCGCAGATCTTCTTGCGGATTATGACGTACTCGTGATCACGCTCCCCGAGGTCGGATTCTCTCTGGGGCCCACTGCCTTTGAAGACGCGGAACTGGACGCGGTCGTGTCTTTCGTCCGTGACGGCGGGGCGCTTCTTCTGGGGGCGTGGTCATTTGGGCAGGATGGCTCGAGATCGGTGAGTCAGTTCAACGAGATCCTGGAAGGCCTTGGCGCACCGGTTCGTTTCGGGTACGATGAGATCAGGCATGACGCGAAGACTCAAGTGAAGATGGAGTTGTCTTCTGGAGGCACGGTGTACGTGTCCGAGGCATGTGCACTGGCAGGACCGGAGTTCGGTGCGCTGCCCGTTCCCGGCATGCAGGTGCTCGCCCGAGCCCCGGGTTCGGCCACCAACGTTGACCTGGAAGGGGAAGGGCGGTACTATCCGTACGCCCGCGCCCCTGTGGTTGCGGCTTCATTTGAGGTGGGCTTGGGCCGGGTAGTGTGCGTAGGGGCGCCCACTTTCTCCTCCCACGATCTTGTGCGGCCGGGTTTCGAGAACTCGGCATTCACACTTGGGGTAATGGAATGGCTTGCGCGAAGGGAGCTGATGCGCCAGTGA
- the gpr gene encoding GPR endopeptidase: protein MEWTRGFGMKWRTAPAAETSPQEESGVLRTDLAVEAHQIASGAAGAEVRGVVSQTEPQDFGSVTRVRIMTEEAGRALGKAPGNYVTIDAPDLPLHDRELQKQVADGLARELVNMINANFGADFRALEDFTTLVCGLGNWNATPDAIGPMVVGKVMVTRHVHSMTPPEKRGGLRSVAAISPGVLGLTGIETAEIVGGVVSRVRPNLIIVVDALASRNVSRLGTTVQLGDSGIQPGSGIGNKRFGITRQAMGVPVIAIGVPTVVHALTIVGDALDILQRGQAPGVAVQQPRLPEDGPPRQAQQVVSQVLQPYFGTLVVTPKEVDVLVKELSDVVAGGINYALHPAIEENEIYQYLQ, encoded by the coding sequence ATGGAATGGACACGGGGTTTCGGGATGAAATGGAGGACTGCCCCGGCGGCCGAGACCTCACCGCAGGAAGAGTCCGGTGTGCTCAGGACCGACCTCGCGGTTGAAGCCCATCAGATCGCATCCGGTGCCGCCGGTGCCGAGGTTCGGGGCGTTGTTTCCCAGACTGAGCCCCAGGACTTCGGGTCCGTAACCAGGGTACGCATCATGACCGAGGAGGCCGGACGAGCCCTCGGGAAGGCTCCAGGCAACTACGTAACGATCGATGCTCCCGACCTTCCGCTGCACGACAGGGAACTTCAGAAGCAGGTTGCAGATGGGCTCGCCCGGGAACTGGTGAACATGATCAACGCCAACTTCGGGGCGGACTTCCGGGCCCTGGAAGACTTCACTACGCTCGTGTGCGGTCTCGGGAACTGGAACGCTACCCCAGATGCGATCGGCCCGATGGTGGTTGGGAAAGTGATGGTCACCAGGCATGTGCACTCCATGACTCCTCCTGAGAAGCGAGGCGGGCTGCGTTCCGTGGCGGCGATCTCCCCGGGAGTCCTGGGCTTGACAGGAATCGAGACCGCAGAGATTGTGGGTGGAGTTGTCTCTCGAGTACGCCCAAACCTGATCATCGTGGTAGACGCACTTGCCTCCCGAAACGTCTCCAGGCTGGGCACCACCGTTCAGCTGGGGGATAGTGGCATCCAGCCCGGGTCGGGCATCGGGAACAAGAGGTTCGGGATCACGCGCCAGGCTATGGGGGTCCCGGTGATAGCCATCGGTGTCCCCACTGTGGTACACGCTTTGACCATAGTCGGAGATGCCCTGGACATACTGCAGCGCGGGCAAGCTCCCGGCGTTGCTGTTCAGCAACCCAGGCTGCCAGAGGATGGCCCGCCCCGCCAGGCGCAGCAAGTAGTGTCTCAGGTTCTTCAGCCGTATTTCGGCACCCTGGTGGTTACGCCGAAGGAAGTGGATGTGCTGGTCAAGGAGCTATCGGACGTGGTCGCCGGGGGCATAAACTACGCCCTGCATCCGGCGATAGAGGAGAACGAGATATACCAGTACTTGCAGTGA
- a CDS encoding stage II sporulation protein P: MGRRDLSAFRNLALLYLVMILVSVGLIVGLPRKEQAQVVPAISGAGRADETVESTGSLLSRIISRLGAFVRPRSSGTASDRSDSTREMPPGDRDMGGLAARALRAAMGAMGGLDPEDPRTFVRAELPAIVRPARLESYPARSSDARVFAELREGTLPVEAPWQVQRAGSASASGGGGADKGKEVLRTGDSGSNGATEEALVQASSRAETLARAPEERPESGVTIGEPESRSPSSPSPAPAPAKQRDQARPEAPTALAMRRVSDNLSMSGTKPRVAILHTHSSEAYRKSWGADYCWGKSEGVIAVGAVMADELSRAFGTSTVHSTKIHDYPDWSKSYVNSLVTMKYLVGAYPSLETIVDIHRDSLPANLERLRTTTVDGKKVARVLIVVTEESSALAHPNWRKNYQFALKLDAELDRLYPGVSRGVARYSHSRFNQHVHDRAIIIEIGGTDNTREEAERSARLVARALVNIL, encoded by the coding sequence TTGGGCCGTCGCGACCTTTCGGCCTTTCGAAACCTGGCCCTTCTTTACCTGGTCATGATACTGGTGTCAGTCGGCCTGATCGTTGGCCTTCCCAGGAAGGAACAGGCTCAGGTTGTGCCCGCCATTTCGGGTGCGGGGCGGGCGGACGAGACTGTGGAATCCACCGGTTCTCTCCTGTCCCGGATCATCTCCCGGCTCGGGGCGTTTGTGAGGCCGAGGAGTTCCGGGACCGCAAGCGACCGGTCTGACTCGACCAGGGAGATGCCCCCGGGGGACCGGGATATGGGCGGACTGGCGGCACGGGCGCTCCGAGCGGCCATGGGAGCGATGGGCGGGCTAGACCCAGAGGACCCGAGGACGTTCGTGCGGGCGGAACTCCCCGCCATCGTTCGCCCCGCACGCCTGGAATCCTACCCGGCACGGTCGTCGGACGCACGGGTCTTCGCCGAGCTACGTGAGGGGACGTTGCCTGTGGAGGCGCCCTGGCAGGTACAGCGGGCAGGATCTGCGTCAGCATCAGGAGGCGGAGGGGCCGACAAGGGGAAAGAGGTCCTGCGCACGGGCGACAGTGGGAGCAACGGAGCGACGGAGGAGGCGCTTGTCCAGGCGTCATCACGGGCGGAGACACTCGCCAGGGCCCCAGAGGAACGCCCTGAGTCCGGTGTGACGATTGGGGAACCCGAAAGCCGTTCCCCTTCGTCTCCGTCACCGGCTCCCGCCCCAGCGAAACAGCGAGATCAGGCGCGGCCGGAGGCGCCCACCGCTCTTGCGATGCGGCGCGTGTCCGACAACCTGTCGATGTCGGGGACCAAGCCTAGGGTCGCCATACTCCACACACATAGCTCCGAGGCGTACCGGAAGAGCTGGGGAGCCGACTACTGCTGGGGAAAGAGCGAGGGCGTGATCGCGGTGGGAGCCGTCATGGCGGATGAGCTATCGCGCGCGTTCGGCACAAGCACCGTGCATTCCACCAAGATCCATGACTATCCTGACTGGAGCAAGAGCTATGTGAATTCTCTGGTCACCATGAAGTACCTGGTGGGGGCGTATCCGTCGCTGGAGACAATCGTCGACATACACCGTGACTCCCTCCCCGCAAACCTGGAGAGGCTGCGCACGACGACGGTAGACGGGAAGAAAGTGGCGCGTGTGTTGATCGTTGTCACTGAAGAGAGTTCCGCGCTTGCCCATCCGAACTGGCGGAAGAACTACCAATTCGCACTCAAGCTCGATGCTGAGCTGGACCGGTTGTACCCTGGAGTGTCGCGTGGCGTTGCGCGCTACTCCCACTCGCGGTTTAACCAGCACGTCCACGACCGAGCTATCATAATCGAGATCGGAGGGACTGACAACACCCGGGAGGAGGCCGAGCGTTCCGCGCGACTCGTGGCAAGGGCGCTCGTGAACATCCTCTGA